From Gammaproteobacteria bacterium, a single genomic window includes:
- a CDS encoding UPF0182 family protein, translated as MSEARPRPWRGGRVLVASIVAGAAVLLVVREAIDLYVEVLWFGANGYLDVFWTRTLARWGVRILVMLAVGAMVYANVRLFAVAVRALRIRRRFANLEISERIPGVWISRGTLVISVLAALWFSAVVPPEAGLALLLLLRAPAWGLSDPVLGHDVSFYIFALPVMSGILAFALLLIFFLFSLSIAIYAATGALRLTRKGLGLEDLARRHLTLLVTTFLVLLAVRFQVARYILLLDGNSGVQGLFGFTDAVARLPALTALAVVALGSAALVAWGGSRRKVVPTAIGLGATVVGTLVLAQLYPATVQRFRVEPNELESETPFIEHNLEFTRIGFGLDELRRERFDYRGTTEEPRAMAVASQFGGLPVWTPGALLTTYRQLEARFRYYEFSDVAIDRYRGPDGLVPVALAVREIEPGGIEDRNWQNLHIRERYIAGMGAVASAAGEHTPEGRPSTILSAIPPEFAEGTAAPERLRLVRPSVFFGIRPQAYAIINPTTEAFLDPEGRPGQAGVDYPEGILLDSWLRKVLLAFRFRDTNLLFASEVSPRSRFVFRRQVTARARDIAPFLRFAESPYPVVHEGRVVWMLDAFTATRHFPLASAYDLEARSAVTYVRNSVKVTVDGVTGRVAFYVADESDPLLEAYRRVLPGLFQPMDEMPPGLREHIRYPRALLSLQGRVLFQYHLETAPSFHGQEDVWAPATELAQGTNPVPYRPEYAIYRLPGVREPEYLLSTAFVPAGRQNLTALLVARSDGDNYGELLLYDIPVEDQVPGPRLVEALVEQDPFISQQLSLWRQGGSDVWTGHLHIVPVDGTLMYMEPIFLAAESDAIPELRQFVVSDGRRVAMQPTLDATVAALAAMAAPDAPEEVVDTRDLVELRELATDTSAWPGDALDLLDRAEEALRAGDFAGFGARLRELRDLLERFEDQAGS; from the coding sequence GACCTCTACGTCGAAGTTCTCTGGTTCGGGGCCAACGGGTATCTCGACGTCTTCTGGACCCGCACGCTGGCGCGCTGGGGGGTGCGCATCCTGGTCATGCTGGCCGTCGGCGCGATGGTCTACGCGAACGTGCGCCTGTTCGCGGTCGCGGTGCGCGCGCTCAGGATCCGCAGGCGTTTCGCCAACCTGGAGATATCGGAGAGAATCCCCGGCGTCTGGATCTCGCGCGGCACGCTCGTGATCTCGGTGCTGGCGGCGCTCTGGTTCAGCGCCGTGGTTCCCCCCGAAGCGGGACTGGCTCTGCTGCTCCTGCTGCGGGCCCCCGCGTGGGGGCTGAGCGACCCGGTCCTCGGGCACGATGTGTCCTTCTACATATTCGCCCTGCCGGTGATGAGCGGGATTCTCGCCTTCGCGCTCCTGCTGATCTTCTTCCTCTTCAGCCTCTCCATCGCAATCTACGCGGCCACCGGCGCCCTCCGCCTGACGCGCAAGGGACTCGGGCTGGAAGATCTGGCGCGCCGCCACCTCACCCTCCTGGTCACGACGTTTCTGGTCCTGCTGGCCGTACGCTTCCAGGTCGCCCGCTACATCCTCCTGCTCGACGGCAACTCCGGCGTGCAGGGGCTGTTCGGCTTCACCGACGCCGTCGCCCGCCTGCCCGCGTTGACGGCGCTCGCCGTGGTCGCACTGGGTTCGGCGGCCCTGGTGGCATGGGGAGGCTCGCGGCGCAAGGTCGTCCCGACCGCAATCGGGCTCGGCGCGACGGTCGTGGGCACGCTCGTGCTGGCTCAGCTCTACCCGGCGACCGTGCAGCGCTTTCGCGTCGAGCCCAACGAGCTCGAGAGCGAAACCCCCTTTATCGAGCACAACCTGGAGTTCACGCGCATCGGGTTCGGGCTCGACGAGTTGCGGCGTGAGCGCTTCGACTACCGCGGGACGACCGAAGAACCGCGCGCGATGGCCGTCGCCAGCCAATTCGGCGGGCTGCCGGTCTGGACTCCGGGCGCGCTCCTGACCACGTATCGGCAGCTGGAGGCCCGCTTCCGCTACTACGAGTTCAGCGATGTCGCCATCGATCGCTACCGGGGCCCGGACGGCCTGGTGCCGGTCGCGCTGGCGGTGCGCGAGATCGAGCCCGGCGGCATCGAGGACCGCAACTGGCAGAACCTCCACATCCGCGAGCGCTACATCGCGGGAATGGGCGCGGTTGCCAGCGCGGCGGGGGAGCACACCCCGGAGGGGCGGCCGTCGACGATCCTGTCCGCGATCCCGCCCGAGTTCGCGGAAGGCACGGCGGCGCCCGAGAGGCTGCGCCTGGTACGGCCTTCCGTGTTCTTCGGCATTCGCCCACAGGCCTACGCGATCATCAATCCGACCACCGAAGCCTTTCTCGACCCCGAGGGCCGGCCCGGCCAGGCCGGAGTGGACTATCCGGAAGGCATCCTGCTGGATTCCTGGCTGCGCAAGGTTCTGCTCGCGTTCCGCTTCCGCGATACCAACCTGCTGTTCGCCTCCGAGGTCTCGCCCCGCAGCCGTTTCGTCTTTCGGCGCCAGGTGACGGCGCGGGCGCGCGATATCGCCCCCTTCCTGCGCTTTGCCGAATCGCCCTATCCGGTGGTGCACGAGGGCCGCGTGGTCTGGATGCTCGACGCCTTCACCGCCACCCGCCATTTCCCGCTGGCGAGCGCCTACGACCTGGAAGCGCGTTCTGCGGTGACCTATGTGCGCAACAGCGTGAAGGTCACCGTGGACGGGGTGACCGGGCGTGTCGCCTTCTATGTGGCTGACGAGAGCGATCCGTTGCTTGAAGCCTACCGGCGCGTCCTTCCCGGCCTCTTTCAACCCATGGACGAGATGCCTCCCGGGCTCCGCGAACACATTCGCTATCCGCGCGCGCTTCTCAGCCTGCAGGGCCGGGTGCTGTTTCAGTATCATCTGGAAACCGCCCCTTCCTTCCACGGCCAGGAAGACGTGTGGGCGCCCGCCACGGAGCTCGCCCAGGGCACCAATCCGGTCCCCTACAGGCCCGAGTACGCCATCTACCGGCTGCCCGGCGTGCGGGAGCCCGAGTACCTGCTGAGCACCGCCTTCGTACCGGCCGGCCGACAGAACCTGACCGCCCTGCTGGTCGCGCGCAGCGACGGGGACAACTACGGCGAGCTCCTGCTCTACGACATTCCGGTCGAGGATCAGGTCCCCGGCCCCCGCCTGGTGGAGGCGCTCGTGGAACAGGATCCCTTCATCTCCCAGCAGCTCTCGCTCTGGCGGCAGGGGGGAAGCGACGTCTGGACCGGTCACCTGCACATCGTGCCCGTGGACGGCACGCTCATGTACATGGAACCGATCTTCCTGGCAGCCGAGTCGGACGCGATTCCCGAGCTCCGCCAGTTCGTCGTCAGCGATGGCCGCCGGGTGGCGATGCAGCCGACCCTGGACGCCACCGTGGCGGCGCTCGCAGCCATGGCCGCGCCCGACGCGCCCGAGGAAGTGGTCGACACCCGGGACCTGGTGGAACTGCGGGAACTGGCCACCGACACGTCGGCCTGGCCGGGCGACGCCCTGGATCTGCTCGACCGCGCGGAGGAAGCGCTCCGGGCCGGCGATTTCGCCGGTTTCGGCGCGCGTCTGCGCGAGTTGCGCGACCTGCTGGAGCGCTTCGAGGACCAGGCCGGTTCATGA